The Candidatus Melainabacteria bacterium genomic sequence TTTTTGGACACTAGGGTTTAAACAATTACTTGCATTTTTAATTGGAGTATTTTTTTTATTATTATTTTGGAACACTAACTTCAAATTCTGGTTTAAAGCAACATGGTTTATAGCTGTAATTATGTTAATCCTTATGATAATTACTGTATTTTCTGGGATTGGAAAATTAAGCGGTGGTTCCCAAAGATGGATTGATATTGGTTTTTTCCAACTTCAACCAGCAGAAATTACAAAGTTTGCAGTTATTTTACTAATATCAAAATTCCTAACTAAATACAAATGGCTTGAATTTAAAAAATACTATTATTTAATTTTTAGTTTTGTTTTAATATTAATAATTTTAAAACAGCCTGATCTTGGCTCAGCTACAATTTTATTTTTACTGATCCTGCAATTATTGTTTATTTTTGGATGGCCAATATGGTTATTAGTTCCAGTAGTTTCAATAATCTCTTTAATTGGAACAATAATAATAAATTTAAATCCATATCAACTTGACAGAATTAAGTTTTGGCAAAATCCATATCTTGAACCTCAAGGCAGAGGATACAATTTAATCCAAGCAAAATATGCATTTGGATTTGGTGGCCTTTGGGGGGTTGGTTTAGGAAACTCAATACAAAAACAAGGGCATCTTCCAATACCACATTCAGATTTTATATTTGCAATTATTGCAGAAGAACTTGGATTTATTGGAATAACTGCAATTTTAATTTTATACATTACTTGGATATTATGGTCACTCGTTTTATTAAACAAAGTACAAAATAAATACGGAAGAATATTAGGAACAGCAATAGTATTATTAATTACAACTCAAGCCGTAATAAACATTGCAGTAGCAGTAGGACTATTACCAGTAACAGGAGTAACACTTCCTTTTTTTAGTTGTGGTGGAACTTCACTTATAGTCACACTTGCTATGTGTGGAATACTTTTTAATATTATTTCAAACACACAACAAACCTCACAACCTTGAAACCTTGTAACCTTAGTCCTGCCTGTCCTGTGGTTTAGGTGCTAACGCAAAAAGTACTTCAGCTTCACACACAAGCTGGCTATCAACTTTTGCTTCACCTTTAAACTTTCCAATTACTCCTTTTAGTTTAATAAGCTCAACATATAGTTCTAATTTATCACCAGGAAGAACTTGTTTTTTAAATCTTACGTTATCAATACCTGCAAATAAACCTATCATGTTTTTATATTCTTCTTTAACAAGCATTGCTACACAACCAAGCTGGGCAAGTGCTTCTATAATTAAAACTCCTGGCATAATTGGATTACCTGGAAAATGTCCTTGGAAAAAAGGTTCATTTGTAGTTACATTCTTATATCCATGAGCTTTAATGCCTGGTTCCAAATATGTAATCCTGTCTATAAGTAAAAAAGGATACCTATGTGGAATAATCTCACGAATTCTATTAACATCAATTATTTGTCCTGCAGTAGTTGTCATATGATTTTTGTTATTTTATCATGTTAGCATAGAACATAAAAACCATGATATCAGAAACAAGATTAAACATTGATATTAAAGAATATCTTGATAATAAAAAAAGTTTAATTGACAGTCATTTAAAAAAAACTTTTGATCCTGACTTTTATGTAAAACCTAGTGAACTGTGGAATGCAATAAGATACTCACTCTTAAATGGTGGGAAAAGAATAAGAGGGATTCTTTGCATTGCTACATATGAATCGTTAATAGATTTATGTGGGAATAATCAGCCAAAAAATTTTGAAGATCATATAACCACTGCATGTGCTATAGAGATAATACATGCAATGAGTTTAATTCATGATGATTTACCATGCATGGATAATGATGATCTTAGACGAGGGAAACCTTCATGTCATAAAGCATTTAGTGAATCAACTGCAATACTTGCTGGTGATGCAATGTTAGGTTTAGCAATTCAGCAAATTATAGAAAACACAAAATATATTTCAGGAATTCAAAAATTAAAATTAATTAACTTACTAACAAAATCTTTTAGCTTTGGTCTTGTCCCTGGGCAAATATTAGATTTGTCAGTTACAGGTAAAAGTTGCAATTTAAACTTTTTAAAAGAAATCTCAATGTTAAAAACAGCAGAATTAATTAAAGCGTCAGTAATTTGTGGTGGAATAATTGCAATTAGGAATCAAGATAATGATTTAATCGAAAACTTATCTAGCTATGGTTTAAATTTAGGAATTGCCTTTCAAATTGTAGA encodes the following:
- the fabZ gene encoding 3-hydroxyacyl-ACP dehydratase FabZ, which produces MIDVNRIREIIPHRYPFLLIDRITYLEPGIKAHGYKNVTTNEPFFQGHFPGNPIMPGVLIIEALAQLGCVAMLVKEEYKNMIGLFAGIDNVRFKKQVLPGDKLELYVELIKLKGVIGKFKGEAKVDSQLVCEAEVLFALAPKPQDRQD
- a CDS encoding cell division protein FtsW; the encoded protein is MKKEGKSLKNWFVNFQATDRFLIQLTLALSIIGLIFAFSSSTYESYRLTNNFWTLGFKQLLAFLIGVFFLLLFWNTNFKFWFKATWFIAVIMLILMIITVFSGIGKLSGGSQRWIDIGFFQLQPAEITKFAVILLISKFLTKYKWLEFKKYYYLIFSFVLILIILKQPDLGSATILFLLILQLLFIFGWPIWLLVPVVSIISLIGTIIINLNPYQLDRIKFWQNPYLEPQGRGYNLIQAKYAFGFGGLWGVGLGNSIQKQGHLPIPHSDFIFAIIAEELGFIGITAILILYITWILWSLVLLNKVQNKYGRILGTAIVLLITTQAVINIAVAVGLLPVTGVTLPFFSCGGTSLIVTLAMCGILFNIISNTQQTSQP
- a CDS encoding polyprenyl synthetase family protein, whose protein sequence is MISETRLNIDIKEYLDNKKSLIDSHLKKTFDPDFYVKPSELWNAIRYSLLNGGKRIRGILCIATYESLIDLCGNNQPKNFEDHITTACAIEIIHAMSLIHDDLPCMDNDDLRRGKPSCHKAFSESTAILAGDAMLGLAIQQIIENTKYISGIQKLKLINLLTKSFSFGLVPGQILDLSVTGKSCNLNFLKEISMLKTAELIKASVICGGIIAIRNQDNDLIENLSSYGLNLGIAFQIVDDILDVTSDTKTLGKTSGKDEKQKKPTYPAIIGIEKSKELSFDLIMKAKSYLQNTDLIKSQILLSIADYITSRVN